From Microbacterium sp. YJN-G, a single genomic window includes:
- a CDS encoding S9 family peptidase — MPPPAAARRPITRTHHGDAFEDAYEWLRAKEDAEVIAHLEAENDYAEARTEHLGALRETVFQEVKARVLETDLSVPTRRGDWWYYARTEEGAQYGIQCRTAAIGDVWTPPVLEPGVPVQGEVVLLDGNAEAEGHEFFSLGAFDMSEDGSRMLWSVDLEGSELYTVHVRDLGSGERLADVIENTGQAFLTPDGQSVIYTTRDDAWRPDTLWLHRIGTPADDDVKLFHEPDERFWLGAGITRSRKYLVIGLGSKITSEELLVDLADPTSAPQVVWPRRDGVEYAVDHAVVDGEDRLLILHNDGALDFELVSVAASDPQGDRQVLLPHTPGRRLLDVDCFRDFATVEFRTDGMPHAALLDYRTGELDVVGFDEPLYEAYFSGNPEWHSPFLRMGYASFVTPSTVLDLEPSTGVKHVRKQQPVLGGYDPAEYGQRREWATAPDGVRVPISLVWKRSFGDPGGEVRPVHLYGYGSYEHSIDPGFSTMRLSLLDRGVVFAVAHVRGGGEMGRHWYEDGKELSKRNTFTDFIACGRHLVDTGVTTPERMVAEGGSAGGLLMGAVANLAPELFAGILASVPFVDALTSILDPSLPLTVVEWDEWGDPLHDPEVYAYMKTYTPYENIRPGTAYPRILAMTSLNDTRVLYVEPAKWVAALRYAGAQDVILKCEMSAGHGGVSGRYNAWRERAFEIAWMLDVLGLAG; from the coding sequence ATGCCGCCGCCCGCCGCGGCCCGACGTCCGATCACCCGCACCCACCACGGCGACGCGTTCGAGGACGCGTACGAATGGCTCAGGGCGAAGGAGGATGCCGAGGTGATCGCGCACCTCGAAGCCGAGAACGACTACGCCGAGGCCCGCACCGAGCACCTCGGCGCTCTGCGCGAGACCGTGTTCCAGGAGGTCAAGGCGCGGGTGCTCGAGACCGATCTGTCGGTGCCGACCCGTCGCGGCGACTGGTGGTACTACGCCCGCACCGAGGAGGGCGCGCAGTACGGCATCCAGTGCCGCACCGCGGCGATCGGCGACGTCTGGACGCCTCCCGTTCTCGAGCCGGGTGTCCCCGTGCAGGGCGAGGTGGTGCTGCTCGACGGTAACGCCGAGGCCGAGGGTCACGAGTTCTTCTCGCTGGGCGCGTTCGACATGTCGGAGGACGGCTCGCGGATGCTGTGGTCGGTCGACCTCGAGGGCTCGGAGCTGTACACGGTGCACGTGCGCGACCTCGGCTCGGGCGAGCGGCTCGCCGACGTGATCGAGAACACAGGGCAGGCGTTCCTGACCCCCGACGGGCAGTCGGTGATCTACACCACGCGCGATGACGCGTGGCGGCCCGACACCCTCTGGCTGCACCGCATCGGCACCCCCGCCGACGATGACGTGAAGCTGTTCCATGAGCCCGACGAGCGGTTCTGGCTGGGCGCCGGCATCACCCGCAGCCGGAAGTACCTCGTGATCGGGCTCGGATCGAAGATCACCAGCGAGGAGCTGCTCGTCGATCTCGCCGACCCGACCTCGGCCCCGCAGGTCGTCTGGCCGCGTCGTGACGGAGTCGAGTACGCCGTCGACCACGCCGTCGTCGACGGCGAGGACCGACTGCTGATCCTGCACAATGACGGGGCCCTGGACTTCGAGCTCGTCTCGGTGGCGGCATCCGACCCGCAGGGCGACCGGCAGGTGCTGCTCCCCCACACTCCCGGGCGCCGGCTGCTCGATGTGGACTGCTTCCGCGATTTCGCGACGGTGGAGTTCCGCACCGACGGGATGCCGCACGCGGCGCTGCTCGACTACCGCACCGGTGAACTCGACGTCGTCGGGTTCGACGAGCCGCTGTACGAGGCGTACTTCAGCGGCAACCCGGAGTGGCACTCGCCGTTCCTGCGGATGGGCTACGCGTCGTTCGTGACGCCGTCGACCGTGCTCGACCTCGAGCCGTCGACCGGGGTGAAGCACGTGCGCAAGCAGCAGCCCGTGCTGGGTGGGTACGACCCGGCGGAGTACGGGCAGCGTCGCGAGTGGGCGACCGCGCCCGACGGAGTGCGGGTGCCGATCTCGCTGGTCTGGAAGCGCTCGTTCGGAGATCCGGGTGGGGAGGTGCGCCCGGTGCACCTGTACGGGTACGGCTCGTACGAGCACTCGATCGACCCCGGCTTCTCGACCATGCGGCTGTCGCTGCTCGACCGCGGCGTCGTCTTCGCCGTCGCCCACGTGCGCGGCGGTGGAGAGATGGGCAGGCACTGGTACGAGGACGGCAAGGAGCTCAGCAAGCGCAACACCTTCACCGACTTCATCGCCTGCGGTCGCCACCTCGTCGACACCGGCGTGACGACCCCCGAACGGATGGTCGCCGAGGGCGGCAGCGCCGGCGGTCTGCTGATGGGAGCGGTGGCGAACCTCGCGCCCGAGCTGTTCGCCGGCATCCTCGCCAGCGTGCCGTTCGTCGACGCTCTGACGTCGATCCTCGACCCGTCGCTGCCGCTGACCGTCGTGGAGTGGGACGAGTGGGGCGACCCGCTGCACGACCCCGAGGTCTACGCCTACATGAAGACGTACACGCCGTACGAGAACATCCGACCCGGCACCGCCTATCCGCGGATCCTGGCGATGACCTCGCTGAACGACACCCGGGTGCTGTACGTCGAGCCCGCCAAGTGGGTGGCCGCGCTGCGGTACGCCGGCGCGCAGGACGTCATCCTCAAGTGCGAGATGTCCGCCGGGCACGGCGGCGTGAGCGGACGGTACAACGCCTGGCGCGAGCGGGCGTTCGAGATCGCCTGGATGCTCGACGTGCTGGGCCTCGCCGGCTGA
- a CDS encoding inorganic phosphate transporter produces METAALVVVLVIALALFFDFTNGFHDTANAMATPIATGALKPKTAVLLAAVLNLVGAFLSTEVAKTVSGGIVNEGDISNALLPQLIFAGLIGAITWNMLTWLLGLPSSSSHALFGGLIGATLVGVGVSGINFGVVMSKVVLPAVIAPLTAGIIAYTATKVAYGLTRRYDGKPDGRSGFRWGQIFTSSMVALAHGTNDAQKTMGVITLALITVGWQTGDPNSESYHNPEFWVIAACAFTIALGTYLGGWRIIRTLGKGLTEVKPAQGFAAESSTAATILASSALGFALSTTQVASGSVIGSGLGRRGASVRWRTAGRIAIGWLLTLPAAGGVGGLAALIVVWLGGWGVAIDAVLALIVIFGLFLRSRRDAVTHANAMSDVAASGHAVDLPDVPGPTRRTSRIELMRALERAERKADEAERAARRAKKLKKAGGSPSEVKAARKAAEKAAQKYQDAEKAAQEWETLSASRRARAKLAEWDLAIDEQEDAR; encoded by the coding sequence GTGGAAACCGCAGCCCTCGTCGTCGTGCTGGTCATTGCGCTGGCGCTCTTCTTCGATTTCACAAACGGATTCCACGACACCGCGAATGCGATGGCGACGCCCATCGCGACCGGTGCGCTGAAGCCCAAGACCGCCGTGCTGCTCGCGGCCGTGCTGAACCTCGTCGGCGCGTTCCTGTCGACCGAGGTCGCCAAGACCGTCTCGGGCGGCATCGTGAACGAGGGCGACATCTCCAACGCTCTGCTGCCGCAGCTGATCTTCGCCGGACTCATCGGCGCCATCACGTGGAACATGCTCACGTGGCTGCTCGGCCTGCCCTCCAGCTCGTCGCACGCCCTGTTCGGCGGTCTCATCGGCGCCACCCTCGTCGGTGTCGGCGTCTCGGGCATCAACTTCGGTGTCGTGATGTCGAAGGTCGTGCTTCCGGCTGTGATCGCCCCGCTGACCGCCGGGATCATCGCCTACACGGCGACGAAGGTGGCTTACGGGCTCACGCGTCGCTATGACGGCAAGCCCGACGGGCGCTCCGGCTTCCGCTGGGGTCAGATCTTCACCTCGTCGATGGTCGCCCTCGCGCACGGCACGAACGACGCGCAGAAGACGATGGGCGTGATCACGCTCGCGCTGATCACGGTCGGCTGGCAGACCGGCGACCCGAACAGCGAGAGCTACCACAACCCCGAGTTCTGGGTGATCGCAGCCTGTGCGTTCACGATCGCGCTGGGCACCTACCTCGGTGGATGGCGCATCATCCGCACACTCGGCAAGGGCCTGACTGAGGTCAAGCCGGCGCAGGGCTTCGCGGCCGAGAGCTCCACGGCCGCCACGATCCTCGCCTCGAGCGCCCTCGGCTTCGCGCTGTCGACCACCCAGGTCGCCTCCGGCTCGGTGATCGGATCGGGCCTGGGCCGCCGCGGCGCCAGCGTGCGCTGGCGCACGGCCGGGCGCATCGCGATCGGCTGGCTGCTCACCCTTCCGGCCGCCGGCGGTGTCGGTGGCCTCGCCGCACTGATCGTCGTCTGGCTGGGCGGCTGGGGCGTCGCGATCGACGCCGTCCTAGCTCTGATCGTGATCTTCGGCCTGTTCCTGCGCTCCCGCCGGGATGCCGTCACGCACGCCAACGCGATGAGCGACGTGGCCGCGTCCGGTCACGCCGTCGACCTTCCCGACGTACCTGGTCCGACCCGTCGCACCAGCCGCATCGAGCTGATGCGCGCGCTGGAGCGCGCCGAGCGCAAGGCCGATGAGGCTGAGCGTGCGGCACGTCGCGCCAAGAAGCTCAAGAAGGCGGGCGGCTCGCCCAGCGAGGTCAAGGCCGCGCGCAAGGCCGCCGAGAAGGCGGCGCAGAAGTATCAGGATGCCGAGAAGGCGGCGCAGGAGTGGGAGACCCTCAGCGCCAGCCGACGCGCGCGGGCCAAGCTCGCCGAGTGGGATCTCGCGATCGACGAGCAGGAGGACGCCCGATGA
- a CDS encoding peptidase, protein MSVVIDWGAFLNVFLAAMIGAVATVVFYALGLRMLVRAGRVPVVTPAEFTDAITVLSDKEIRRAEKAAAKAARKSPLSEGQKTLAFGAAILFFVLCGAAVLGGILLIVIGF, encoded by the coding sequence ATGAGCGTGGTGATCGACTGGGGCGCATTCCTGAACGTGTTCCTCGCCGCGATGATCGGCGCCGTCGCGACCGTGGTGTTCTACGCCCTCGGTCTGCGGATGCTGGTGCGCGCCGGTCGCGTGCCCGTCGTGACGCCGGCGGAGTTCACCGACGCGATCACCGTGCTCTCCGACAAGGAGATCCGCCGTGCGGAGAAGGCGGCGGCGAAGGCCGCACGCAAGAGCCCGCTGAGCGAGGGGCAGAAGACGCTGGCGTTCGGCGCGGCGATCCTCTTCTTCGTACTGTGCGGCGCGGCCGTGCTCGGCGGCATCCTACTCATCGTCATCGGCTTCTGA
- a CDS encoding phosphodiesterase — translation MVDLPVFGRHQPASHTIIHLSDPHFLADGARHAGGADSEGNFDLTLASVSRVHPHPSAIVVTGDLTDLGEPDAYRRLRAALEPVAAQLGCPIIWVAGNHDERPALREGLLDGPPTQDPVTGVWDLDGLRLIALDTSIPGWHHGDVDEQQREWLAGVLSEPAPHGTLLAMHHPPLPAHVPLFDILELRHQDELAEVIRGTDVRGILAGHLHYSSSGMFAGVPVSVASSTCYTMNLGRAATEVNGMDAAQSFQLVHVRPETITHTVVPVADAPTGDYFSEEWLQQMARLSPQQRLEVFSRKPPVAQA, via the coding sequence ATGGTCGATCTGCCCGTCTTCGGGCGCCACCAGCCGGCGTCCCACACGATCATCCACCTCAGCGACCCGCATTTCCTGGCCGACGGCGCCAGGCACGCCGGTGGCGCGGACAGTGAGGGGAACTTCGACCTCACGCTCGCGAGCGTCAGCCGGGTGCATCCGCATCCGTCCGCGATCGTCGTCACGGGAGACCTGACCGATCTCGGCGAGCCCGACGCCTACCGGCGTCTGCGCGCGGCGCTCGAGCCGGTGGCGGCGCAGCTGGGCTGCCCGATCATCTGGGTCGCGGGCAACCACGACGAGCGCCCCGCGCTGCGCGAGGGACTGCTCGACGGGCCGCCCACCCAGGATCCGGTGACAGGGGTGTGGGATCTCGACGGTCTGCGCCTGATCGCGCTCGACACGAGCATCCCCGGTTGGCATCACGGCGATGTCGACGAGCAGCAGCGCGAGTGGCTGGCCGGCGTGCTGTCCGAACCGGCTCCGCACGGCACGCTGCTGGCGATGCACCACCCGCCCCTGCCGGCGCACGTGCCGCTCTTCGACATCCTCGAGCTGCGCCACCAGGATGAACTGGCCGAGGTCATCCGCGGCACCGACGTGCGCGGCATCCTCGCCGGGCACCTGCACTACTCCTCATCCGGGATGTTCGCGGGCGTGCCGGTGAGCGTCGCCTCGTCGACCTGCTACACGATGAACCTCGGCAGAGCGGCCACCGAGGTCAACGGGATGGATGCCGCCCAGTCGTTCCAGCTCGTCCACGTGCGCCCCGAGACGATCACGCACACCGTGGTTCCGGTGGCCGATGCGCCCACCGGCGACTACTTCAGCGAGGAGTGGCTGCAGCAGATGGCGCGGCTGTCGCCGCAGCAGCGACTCGAGGTCTTCTCCCGCAAGCCGCCCGTGGCGCAGGCGTAG
- a CDS encoding aspartate ammonia-lyase, protein MAVDAPALTRIETDSIGSLEIPADAYYGVHTLRAEQNFPITKRPISVYPDLIRALAMVKQASARTNREIGVLDEVRADLIDRASQRVIDGEFHDQFVVGVIQGGAGTSTNMNANEVITNIALEMAGREKGDYAYLSPIDHTNRSQSTNDVYPTAVKIGLSLNLRSLLDELDLLRRSFLGKAGEFHDILKVGRTQLQDAVPMTLGQEFHGFATTLGEDHSRLTENASLLTEINMGATAIGTGITTHPDYAATVLRHLREISGLNLSTASDLVEATSDTGAFMSFSASLKRNAIKLSKICNDLRLLSSGPQAGFGEINLPAMQAGSSIMPGKVNPVIPEAVNQVAFAVAGADVTVTMAVEGGQLQLNAFEPVIAHSIFQSITWMRQAMWTLRVNCVDGITANRERLGAMVGASVGVVTALTPFIGYAASAALAKTALLTNRNIADLVVEAGLMSREEVMKQISPARLSGLEAVTSVIPVIAAEDLPEN, encoded by the coding sequence ATGGCCGTTGACGCGCCTGCCCTGACCCGTATTGAGACCGACTCGATCGGAAGCCTCGAGATCCCCGCTGACGCGTACTACGGCGTCCACACGCTGCGGGCCGAGCAGAACTTCCCGATCACGAAGAGGCCGATCTCCGTCTACCCCGACCTGATCCGGGCCCTCGCGATGGTCAAGCAGGCCAGCGCCCGCACGAACCGCGAGATCGGCGTGCTCGACGAGGTGCGCGCAGACCTCATCGACCGCGCTTCGCAGCGCGTCATCGACGGTGAGTTCCACGACCAGTTCGTGGTCGGCGTGATCCAGGGCGGCGCCGGTACGTCGACGAACATGAACGCCAACGAGGTCATCACGAACATCGCGCTCGAGATGGCCGGGCGTGAGAAGGGCGACTACGCGTACCTATCGCCGATCGACCACACCAACCGCAGCCAGTCCACCAACGACGTGTATCCGACGGCCGTGAAGATCGGCCTGTCGCTGAACCTGCGCTCGTTGCTCGACGAACTCGACCTGCTGCGCCGGTCGTTCCTGGGCAAGGCGGGGGAATTCCACGACATCCTCAAGGTGGGGCGCACCCAGTTGCAGGACGCCGTTCCGATGACGCTCGGTCAGGAGTTCCACGGCTTCGCCACGACGCTCGGCGAGGACCACAGCCGGCTCACCGAGAACGCCTCGCTGCTCACCGAGATCAACATGGGCGCGACCGCCATCGGCACCGGCATCACCACGCACCCCGACTACGCGGCGACAGTGCTGCGCCACCTGCGCGAGATCAGCGGGCTGAACCTCAGCACCGCCAGCGACCTGGTCGAGGCGACCAGCGACACCGGCGCCTTCATGTCGTTCTCGGCATCACTCAAGCGCAACGCGATCAAGCTGTCGAAGATCTGCAACGATCTGCGTCTGCTGTCGTCCGGTCCGCAGGCGGGCTTCGGCGAGATCAACCTGCCCGCCATGCAGGCCGGCTCGAGCATCATGCCGGGCAAGGTCAACCCGGTCATCCCCGAGGCGGTCAACCAGGTCGCCTTCGCGGTGGCGGGCGCCGACGTCACGGTCACCATGGCGGTCGAGGGCGGGCAGCTGCAGCTCAACGCCTTCGAGCCGGTGATCGCGCACTCGATCTTCCAGTCCATCACCTGGATGCGCCAGGCCATGTGGACGCTGCGCGTGAACTGCGTCGACGGCATCACCGCCAACCGCGAGCGTCTGGGCGCCATGGTCGGCGCCTCGGTGGGCGTCGTCACCGCGCTCACGCCGTTCATCGGCTACGCGGCCTCGGCGGCACTCGCGAAGACCGCGCTGCTGACCAACCGCAACATCGCCGACCTCGTCGTCGAGGCCGGCCTGATGTCGCGCGAAGAGGTCATGAAGCAGATCTCGCCCGCGCGGCTGTCGGGCCTCGAGGCCGTCACCTCGGTGATCCCGGTGATCGCCGCCGAGGACCTTCCGGAGAACTGA
- a CDS encoding fumarylacetoacetate hydrolase family protein, whose amino-acid sequence MRFAHLRASDTDSLHLAVIDGEDAILVSDLLSPAPRTLQELIEGGDDLLDRVRAAVGEASAPRHPLDGFGFDSAVIDPPAILAVGLNYSAHSSELGLKTDTAPTVFTLWPNSLTGHGRTTSWPRSLSESIDYEAELGVIIGRPTKDVTAENALDAVWGYTAVNDVTARDIQFAEAQWSRCKSFDGFTPTGPVVVTADEIPDPQDLHIWAVVDGHTVQDASTGQMVRSVATLIAHLSTSVTLLPGTLISTGSPGGAGYSRDPQIFLRDRSTVTVGIAGIGELTTHCRILD is encoded by the coding sequence ATGCGGTTTGCCCATCTGCGCGCGAGCGACACCGACTCCCTCCACCTCGCGGTCATCGACGGCGAGGATGCGATCCTCGTCAGCGACCTCCTCTCCCCCGCCCCGCGCACCCTGCAGGAGCTCATCGAGGGTGGCGACGACCTGCTCGACCGCGTCCGCGCCGCCGTCGGCGAGGCGTCCGCCCCACGGCATCCGCTGGACGGGTTCGGGTTCGACTCCGCCGTCATCGACCCGCCCGCGATCCTCGCGGTCGGCCTGAACTACTCCGCCCACTCCAGCGAGCTCGGGCTGAAGACCGACACCGCCCCGACCGTCTTCACGCTGTGGCCCAACTCGCTCACCGGCCACGGCCGCACCACGAGCTGGCCCCGCAGTCTCAGCGAGTCGATCGACTACGAGGCCGAGCTCGGGGTCATCATCGGGCGGCCGACGAAGGACGTAACCGCCGAGAACGCCCTCGACGCGGTCTGGGGATACACGGCGGTCAACGACGTGACCGCGCGCGACATCCAGTTCGCCGAGGCGCAGTGGTCGCGGTGCAAGTCCTTCGACGGCTTCACGCCGACAGGCCCGGTCGTCGTGACCGCCGACGAGATCCCCGACCCGCAGGATCTGCACATCTGGGCCGTCGTCGACGGTCACACCGTGCAGGACGCCAGCACCGGCCAGATGGTGCGCTCCGTCGCCACCCTCATCGCGCACCTGTCGACCTCGGTCACGCTGCTGCCTGGCACGCTGATCTCCACCGGCAGCCCCGGTGGTGCCGGCTACTCCCGCGACCCGCAGATCTTCCTGCGCGACCGCTCCACCGTGACGGTCGGGATCGCGGGCATCGGAGAGCTCACCACGCACTGCCGCATTCTGGACTGA
- a CDS encoding PrsW family intramembrane metalloprotease: MPVRKGRSVSIWMFGVLGFALMALVAYFALFLGAGASVVGLVLAFIPLGIVLFGVRLIDRWEPEPRSLVIFALAWGAVVSVGITLLFDLMLSFAVGSRDAMFSGLVQAPVVEEIAKGAGVLLVFAIGRRAFDGPVDGVVYGALVGAGFAYTENIQYFGISLVTGGAGELTVTFILRGLVSPFAHAMFTALTGFAIGLAVRRGATGAGAFGAGSVGVVGAIVLHAFWNGSSLLGDFLLLYLTTQVPLFLAFIIAIVLLRREEARLTQLRLGDYAAAGWFTPEEVVMLATPAGRRVGLQWAAGLRGDRRVLMRSFIRDATTLAAVRQRAINGHDAYAAADEHALLLRTRATRAQLLAY, from the coding sequence ATGCCGGTGCGGAAGGGCCGCTCGGTCTCGATCTGGATGTTCGGGGTGCTGGGCTTCGCGCTGATGGCCCTGGTCGCCTACTTCGCGCTGTTCCTGGGCGCGGGCGCCTCGGTGGTGGGGCTGGTGCTGGCGTTCATCCCGCTCGGGATCGTGCTGTTCGGGGTGCGCCTGATCGATCGCTGGGAACCCGAGCCGCGCAGTCTGGTGATCTTCGCCCTGGCGTGGGGCGCGGTCGTGTCGGTCGGCATCACGCTGCTGTTCGACCTGATGCTGAGCTTCGCGGTCGGTTCGCGGGACGCCATGTTCAGCGGACTGGTCCAGGCGCCGGTGGTCGAGGAGATCGCGAAGGGCGCGGGCGTGCTGCTGGTGTTCGCGATCGGGCGGCGGGCGTTCGACGGCCCGGTGGACGGCGTGGTCTACGGCGCCCTGGTCGGAGCGGGCTTCGCGTACACCGAGAACATCCAGTACTTCGGCATCAGCCTCGTCACCGGCGGGGCGGGCGAGCTCACCGTCACCTTCATCCTGCGCGGCCTCGTCTCGCCGTTCGCGCACGCGATGTTCACCGCATTGACGGGCTTCGCGATCGGGCTCGCCGTCCGCCGCGGTGCCACCGGCGCTGGGGCCTTCGGCGCGGGATCGGTCGGCGTCGTCGGCGCGATCGTGCTGCACGCCTTCTGGAACGGCTCGTCGCTGCTGGGTGACTTCCTGCTGCTGTACCTGACCACGCAGGTGCCGCTGTTCCTCGCGTTCATCATCGCGATCGTGCTGCTGCGGCGCGAGGAGGCGCGTCTGACGCAGCTGCGCCTGGGCGACTATGCGGCGGCAGGCTGGTTCACCCCCGAGGAGGTCGTCATGCTGGCGACGCCCGCCGGGCGTCGGGTGGGGCTGCAGTGGGCGGCAGGGCTGCGGGGTGACAGGAGAGTGCTCATGCGCTCGTTCATCCGTGACGCGACGACCCTCGCCGCTGTGCGGCAGCGGGCGATCAACGGCCACGATGCCTATGCGGCGGCGGATGAGCACGCGCTGCTGCTGCGCACCCGCGCGACCAGGGCGCAGCTGCTGGCCTACTGA
- a CDS encoding cache domain-containing protein, translated as MSTITTTAAPAGAAQIVQDYFGSPIRTLLEWVAPCAQELAGLLAAGALTRAKLDAVVEPYALRTLDLSDAPVYGAGFIAAIDLLADARGHLAWWQGSDRRKLVLASQTVNKEHIDYSELEWFRVPMSTRLPHVAGPYVDYLCSDEYTITIAVPAITADGAQLGVAGLDLLVSEVERELTPRFAALGQQVTLVNGVGRVVVSTDPRCATGDSVRGSRLAELPRIACEGVALDVIVESI; from the coding sequence ATGAGCACAATCACCACCACGGCGGCGCCGGCCGGCGCCGCGCAGATCGTGCAGGACTACTTCGGATCCCCGATCCGCACCCTGCTGGAATGGGTCGCACCCTGTGCGCAGGAGCTCGCAGGGCTGCTGGCCGCAGGCGCGCTCACGAGGGCGAAGCTCGACGCCGTCGTCGAGCCCTACGCGCTGCGCACCCTCGACCTTTCCGATGCCCCGGTGTACGGCGCCGGCTTCATCGCCGCGATCGACCTGCTCGCCGACGCACGCGGACACCTCGCCTGGTGGCAGGGTTCCGACCGGCGCAAGCTCGTACTCGCCTCGCAGACGGTGAACAAGGAGCACATCGACTACAGCGAACTGGAGTGGTTCCGCGTGCCGATGAGCACCCGGCTCCCTCACGTGGCCGGTCCCTACGTCGACTACCTCTGCAGCGACGAGTACACCATCACGATCGCCGTCCCCGCGATCACCGCCGACGGCGCACAGCTGGGCGTCGCGGGACTGGATCTGCTGGTCTCCGAGGTCGAGCGCGAGCTGACCCCGCGCTTCGCGGCTCTCGGCCAGCAGGTGACCCTCGTCAACGGCGTCGGCCGCGTGGTGGTCTCCACCGACCCGCGGTGCGCGACCGGCGACTCGGTACGCGGCAGCCGCCTCGCCGAGCTGCCCCGCATCGCGTGCGAGGGCGTGGCCCTCGACGTGATCGTCGAGAGCATCTGA
- a CDS encoding FadR/GntR family transcriptional regulator — MDPLTSPTETISDAPPVAAAARRARQPHRLHGALFQPIGDEGRAELVERRLVDAIHRGHLRAGERLPSESELARSFGVAPVTVREALLTVRGRGLIVTRRGRNGGSFVVDDADPLAFARAELARTSRITLRDMGAHYAAITAAAVRLAARRADPSEIGRVLQRLERLEDLDQDQQRRVLDDVQVELVSLSQSARLTREQMKLQAEFSPYLRLAGPDAEGVRAQTASLVRIITAVESGDPDEAARRTENMVTDVIDALISLQGSPESPV; from the coding sequence ATGGATCCGCTGACATCGCCGACGGAGACGATCTCCGACGCACCGCCCGTGGCGGCAGCGGCACGGCGCGCCCGTCAGCCCCACCGACTGCACGGCGCGCTGTTCCAGCCGATCGGCGACGAGGGCCGCGCCGAACTGGTGGAGCGCCGCCTGGTCGATGCCATCCATCGCGGTCATCTGCGCGCCGGAGAGCGCCTCCCCTCCGAATCCGAGCTCGCCCGCAGCTTCGGCGTCGCGCCCGTCACCGTGCGCGAGGCGCTGCTGACCGTGCGCGGACGCGGTCTGATCGTGACCAGGCGCGGGCGCAACGGCGGCAGCTTCGTCGTCGATGACGCCGATCCGCTCGCCTTCGCCCGTGCCGAGCTCGCCCGCACCTCGCGCATCACGCTGCGCGACATGGGTGCGCACTACGCCGCCATCACCGCCGCCGCGGTGCGGCTGGCCGCGCGGCGCGCGGACCCCAGCGAGATCGGCCGCGTGCTGCAAAGGCTCGAACGGCTCGAGGATCTCGACCAGGACCAGCAGCGCCGTGTACTCGACGACGTGCAGGTCGAGCTCGTCTCGCTCAGCCAGTCGGCGCGTCTGACCCGCGAGCAGATGAAGCTCCAGGCCGAGTTCTCGCCGTACCTGCGGCTGGCGGGCCCGGATGCCGAGGGCGTGCGCGCACAGACCGCGAGCCTGGTCCGCATCATCACCGCAGTGGAGTCGGGCGACCCCGACGAGGCGGCGCGGCGCACCGAGAACATGGTCACCGACGTCATCGACGCGCTGATCAGCCTGCAGGGCTCACCCGAGAGCCCTGTATGA
- a CDS encoding ABC transporter ATP-binding protein, whose product MTTAAPTSPDARSATDQQGSVSLQGLSKSFGDFTAVRDLDLHVAPGEFLSMLGPSGSGKTTVLRIIAGFEEATSGTVRLSGVDVTRTPPHARDVNTVFQDYALFPHMTIADNVGYGLRVRGTSKADRVEQVRQSLERVRLDHVADRLPHQLSGGQRQRIALARALILRPQVLLLDEPLGALDKQLREHMQIELKRIQREVGITFVFVTHDQEEALTLSDRVAVFNNGRIEQIGTAREVYEEPTTEFVARFLGLSNLISADLAHELTGDRRAMSIRPERVRMLPADDDLAAGEVGLAGTIGETVYTGPSTRFLVTTDAGVDILAERPNAHHDGAAAAHRGDRVRVAWNPAHAARLP is encoded by the coding sequence ATGACGACTGCCGCACCCACCTCGCCCGATGCGAGGAGCGCGACCGACCAGCAGGGGAGCGTCTCCCTGCAGGGGCTCTCGAAGTCCTTCGGCGACTTCACGGCCGTGCGCGATCTCGATCTGCACGTGGCACCGGGGGAGTTCCTCTCGATGCTCGGGCCCTCAGGCTCGGGCAAGACCACCGTGCTGCGGATCATCGCCGGCTTCGAGGAGGCCACCTCCGGAACCGTGCGCCTCTCCGGCGTCGATGTCACGCGCACGCCGCCCCACGCACGTGACGTGAACACCGTCTTCCAGGACTATGCGCTCTTCCCGCACATGACCATCGCCGACAACGTCGGCTACGGGTTGCGTGTGCGCGGCACGAGCAAGGCCGACCGCGTCGAGCAGGTGCGGCAGTCGCTCGAGCGCGTGCGTCTCGACCACGTCGCCGATCGCCTGCCGCATCAGCTCTCCGGCGGGCAGCGGCAGCGCATCGCGCTGGCCCGCGCGCTCATCCTGCGTCCGCAGGTGCTGCTGCTGGACGAACCGCTCGGCGCCCTCGACAAGCAGCTGCGCGAGCACATGCAGATCGAGCTGAAGCGCATCCAGCGCGAGGTCGGGATCACCTTCGTCTTCGTCACGCACGATCAGGAGGAGGCGCTGACCCTCAGCGACCGCGTCGCCGTGTTCAACAACGGCCGGATCGAGCAGATCGGCACCGCCCGCGAGGTGTACGAGGAGCCCACGACCGAGTTCGTGGCACGCTTCCTGGGGCTGTCCAACCTCATCTCCGCCGACCTGGCGCATGAGCTCACGGGTGACCGTCGCGCGATGAGCATCCGTCCCGAGCGGGTGCGGATGCTGCCCGCCGACGACGACCTCGCCGCCGGCGAGGTCGGACTCGCCGGCACGATCGGCGAGACCGTGTACACCGGTCCGTCGACCCGCTTCCTCGTCACCACGGATGCCGGTGTCGACATCCTCGCCGAACGGCCCAATGCCCATCACGACGGCGCCGCAGCCGCGCACCGCGGCGACCGTGTGCGCGTGGCGTGGAACCCCGCGCACGCTGCCCGCCTCCCCTGA